The Enteractinococcus fodinae genome has a segment encoding these proteins:
- a CDS encoding MFS transporter has product MPAFAKPSSFLRRRPRPRQTQITERRRLVVMLAMALGAFGIGTTEFVSMGLLNLIAEDFAITEDTAGVIISAYALGVVVGAPLITAFTGMVPRRRLLLLLMAAFTLGNGLSLLATNYETLLVARFIAGLPHGAYFSIAGLSAASMAPVAQRGRAVAFITMGLSVATVIGVPAAQALGAALGWPAAYGLVTVIGLVTVAALWVVMPHMTKMRPTNPRTELGALRRSQVWLTLALGTVGFGGMFAVYTYISWTMTERAGLDGSWMWLVLMVYGVGSVAGTWFGGRLSDRNLELGILFSLLMIAIALAAFYVTSTHPVLGVVNFGLIGFFGSSLVPSLQIRLMDVAGDAQTLAAALNHSALNLANASGAAIGGAVIAAGFSYSAPALAGMLLALAAIVLWLPTFWLRRRQLARLSRA; this is encoded by the coding sequence GTGCCAGCCTTCGCCAAACCCTCGAGCTTTTTGCGGCGTCGTCCCAGACCTCGCCAAACCCAGATTACTGAACGCCGCCGTTTGGTCGTCATGCTGGCGATGGCGTTGGGTGCCTTCGGCATCGGCACCACCGAGTTCGTGTCGATGGGCTTGCTCAATCTCATCGCTGAAGACTTCGCCATCACCGAAGACACCGCCGGGGTCATCATCAGCGCCTACGCCCTGGGAGTCGTAGTGGGCGCCCCGTTGATCACCGCCTTCACCGGGATGGTGCCACGCCGACGGCTGTTATTACTGCTCATGGCCGCCTTTACTCTCGGCAATGGGCTGTCGTTGTTGGCGACCAACTACGAAACGTTGCTGGTGGCTCGGTTTATCGCGGGACTCCCCCACGGCGCCTACTTTTCAATTGCCGGGTTATCCGCCGCGTCCATGGCACCGGTGGCACAACGCGGCCGCGCCGTAGCTTTTATCACCATGGGATTATCGGTGGCCACCGTGATCGGGGTGCCCGCGGCCCAAGCCCTCGGAGCGGCACTCGGGTGGCCGGCTGCCTACGGGTTAGTGACGGTCATCGGTCTGGTGACCGTAGCCGCGCTGTGGGTCGTGATGCCGCATATGACCAAGATGCGGCCAACGAATCCGCGCACCGAATTGGGTGCGCTGCGTCGTTCGCAAGTGTGGTTGACTTTGGCTCTGGGCACCGTGGGTTTTGGTGGGATGTTTGCCGTCTACACGTATATCTCGTGGACCATGACCGAACGTGCCGGGCTAGATGGTTCTTGGATGTGGCTGGTGTTGATGGTTTATGGTGTCGGGTCGGTGGCCGGGACGTGGTTTGGTGGGCGGCTATCGGACCGCAACCTGGAACTGGGCATCTTGTTCTCGCTGCTGATGATCGCTATCGCCTTGGCCGCATTCTATGTCACCTCGACCCACCCGGTGCTGGGTGTGGTCAACTTCGGGCTGATCGGGTTCTTTGGTTCTAGTTTGGTGCCCAGCCTGCAGATCCGGCTCATGGACGTCGCCGGGGACGCGCAAACGTTGGCCGCAGCGCTGAACCACTCGGCCTTGAATCTAGCGAATGCTTCTGGGGCGGCCATCGGTGGGGCGGTGATTGCGGCTGGGTTCAGTTATTCGGCTCCCGCACTGGCCGGTATGCTCCTGGCGTTGGCCGCGATCGTGTTGTGGTTGCCGACATTCTGGTTGCGCCGACGTCAGCTAGCCCGGTTGAGCAGGGCTTAG
- a CDS encoding sodium/solute symporter, with protein sequence MTDDALLVLASIGTVCVVTILISVFGLRRTRTTRDFYVASRRVPPWMNASAIAGEYLSAASFLGVAGLIMAFGPHGLWFPVGYTAGFLSLLVFVAAPLRRSGAYTIPDLMSLRLPSSALRRLTALLVVVTGWLYIVPQLHGAALALSATTGLPAWLGPAIVVLVVLPTVVSGGMRSVTVAQAVQYWFKLSALFIPTVFIVLRLGAGEAEVLPDLANAFEVALVADTHSSTYRTISLVAALMLGTLGLSHVLVRFYTNPDGPSARRTTVLLLGLLAAFYLLPIILGVVARAVLPELTASAPTDTALLHLPEALFNGLLGDLLTALVAGGAFAAFLSTASGLVVSISGVVSQEFFGGTVRGFRIGAILALVLPIIAAFVTTDLALAGAVAMVFTFTASSLAPIVLLAIWWRGLTVHGAITGMLTGAIISLTALLTGQFSDTEGLTTTMLQYPALWTVPLVLVVTMLVSALGSQRPPATTDAVMAKLHLPEHARQHATESTSDA encoded by the coding sequence ATGACCGATGACGCGCTCTTAGTCCTTGCATCCATCGGGACGGTCTGTGTCGTGACCATCCTGATCAGTGTCTTTGGTCTGCGCCGAACCCGCACGACGCGAGACTTCTACGTGGCCTCTCGCAGGGTGCCCCCGTGGATGAATGCCTCAGCCATTGCTGGCGAATACCTCTCGGCCGCGTCCTTCCTCGGAGTGGCCGGACTCATCATGGCGTTTGGCCCCCACGGCCTGTGGTTTCCGGTGGGTTACACCGCAGGCTTCCTGTCACTATTGGTGTTTGTTGCCGCACCACTGCGTAGGTCGGGGGCCTACACCATTCCGGATCTGATGAGCCTGCGACTGCCGTCCTCAGCACTGCGCCGGCTCACCGCGTTACTCGTGGTCGTCACCGGTTGGCTCTACATCGTCCCGCAACTGCACGGTGCCGCACTAGCACTATCGGCCACGACCGGGTTGCCGGCCTGGTTGGGCCCGGCGATTGTCGTGCTGGTGGTATTACCCACGGTGGTCTCAGGTGGGATGCGCTCCGTGACGGTGGCCCAAGCCGTCCAATACTGGTTCAAACTCTCGGCACTGTTTATCCCCACCGTGTTTATCGTGTTGCGCTTAGGGGCCGGGGAAGCCGAAGTGCTACCAGATCTTGCCAACGCCTTTGAGGTCGCTTTAGTGGCTGATACCCACTCCTCGACCTATCGGACCATCTCGCTGGTAGCGGCGCTGATGCTCGGCACGCTGGGACTGTCGCACGTCTTAGTCCGGTTCTACACCAACCCCGATGGCCCCTCGGCCCGCCGGACCACCGTGCTCCTGCTAGGTTTGCTCGCTGCGTTTTATCTCTTGCCGATCATTCTGGGCGTGGTCGCTCGGGCGGTGCTCCCAGAACTGACCGCCAGTGCCCCTACCGACACCGCGCTCCTGCACCTGCCAGAGGCACTGTTCAACGGGCTCCTCGGCGACCTGCTGACCGCCCTGGTCGCCGGCGGCGCATTCGCCGCCTTCCTGTCCACCGCCTCGGGACTGGTCGTCTCCATCTCCGGGGTAGTCTCCCAAGAATTTTTCGGCGGCACCGTGCGCGGCTTCCGCATCGGCGCGATCCTCGCCCTGGTACTGCCCATCATCGCCGCATTTGTCACCACCGACCTTGCGCTCGCAGGCGCGGTGGCCATGGTGTTCACCTTTACGGCCTCATCGCTGGCACCCATTGTCTTGCTAGCCATCTGGTGGCGCGGCCTGACCGTCCACGGGGCGATCACCGGCATGCTCACCGGGGCTATCATCTCGCTGACCGCGCTGCTCACCGGCCAGTTCAGCGACACCGAGGGCCTGACCACCACCATGTTGCAATACCCAGCACTGTGGACGGTGCCGCTGGTATTGGTCGTGACCATGCTGGTTTCGGCTCTAGGCTCGCAACGCCCACCGGCCACCACCGATGCGGTCATGGCCAAACTGCACCTCCCCGAACACGCCAGACAACACGCCACGGAGTCCACAAGCGACGCCTGA